One stretch of Streptomyces sp. 135 DNA includes these proteins:
- a CDS encoding Nramp family divalent metal transporter has product MAETTGSGTTADASAPQPRKSSWKYIGPGIVVAATGVGAGDLVATLIAGSNFGYTLLWAAVIGCVVKISLAEAAGRWHLSTGRTLFDGWASLGRWTTWFFVVYVVIWGYVYGAAAMSSSGLPLQALFPDVMELKWWAILTGLVGLVFVWFNKYAVFEKVMTVLVGIMFVVTVYLAIRVTPNLGHAFAGLLPVLPDEKDSILNTLGLIGGVGGTITLAAYGYWVNAKGWTNTGWMKVMRLDNRVAYITTGVFVVAMLFVGAELLHSANVAIASGDKGLVQLSGILEKEYGTATAKLFLIGFFATSFTSLIGVWHGVSLMFADFVERYRKQRAGADSASLSGEEVASGAREKSVPFRAYLLWLTFPPMILLFQGQPFRLIIIYGVLGAAFMPFLALTLVWLLNSSRTPREWRNGWLSNGMLTIAGLLFLVLCIKQISDQDWGSFF; this is encoded by the coding sequence ATGGCTGAAACCACAGGCAGTGGCACCACCGCCGACGCGTCGGCACCCCAGCCGCGCAAGTCGAGCTGGAAGTACATCGGCCCCGGCATCGTCGTCGCCGCGACCGGCGTCGGCGCGGGCGACCTCGTCGCGACCCTCATCGCGGGCAGCAATTTCGGCTACACCCTGCTGTGGGCCGCCGTCATCGGCTGCGTCGTGAAGATCTCGCTCGCCGAGGCCGCCGGGCGCTGGCACCTGTCCACCGGGCGCACCCTCTTCGACGGCTGGGCGAGCCTCGGCCGCTGGACGACGTGGTTCTTCGTCGTCTACGTCGTGATCTGGGGGTACGTCTACGGCGCCGCCGCCATGTCGTCGTCCGGGCTGCCCCTCCAGGCGCTCTTCCCCGACGTCATGGAACTCAAGTGGTGGGCGATCCTGACCGGACTCGTCGGCCTGGTCTTCGTCTGGTTCAACAAGTACGCCGTCTTCGAGAAGGTCATGACGGTGCTCGTCGGCATCATGTTCGTCGTCACCGTCTACCTCGCGATCCGCGTCACCCCGAACCTCGGGCACGCCTTCGCCGGACTGCTGCCCGTCCTGCCCGACGAGAAGGACTCCATCCTCAACACGCTCGGCCTGATCGGCGGCGTCGGCGGCACGATCACCCTCGCCGCGTACGGCTACTGGGTCAACGCCAAGGGGTGGACCAACACCGGCTGGATGAAGGTGATGCGGCTCGACAACCGCGTCGCCTACATCACCACCGGCGTCTTCGTCGTCGCCATGCTCTTCGTCGGCGCCGAGCTCCTGCACTCCGCGAACGTCGCCATCGCCAGCGGCGACAAGGGCCTCGTCCAGCTCTCCGGCATCCTGGAGAAGGAGTACGGCACCGCCACCGCCAAGCTCTTCCTGATCGGCTTCTTCGCCACGTCGTTCACCTCGCTGATCGGCGTGTGGCACGGCGTGAGCCTGATGTTCGCCGACTTCGTCGAGCGCTACCGCAAGCAGCGGGCGGGCGCGGACTCCGCCTCGCTCAGCGGCGAGGAGGTGGCCTCCGGCGCCCGCGAGAAGTCGGTGCCCTTCCGCGCCTACCTGCTCTGGCTGACGTTCCCGCCGATGATCCTGCTCTTCCAGGGGCAGCCGTTCCGGCTCATCATCATCTACGGCGTCCTCGGCGCCGCCTTCATGCCGTTCCTGGCGCTCACCCTGGTCTGGCTGCTCAACTCCTCCCGTACGCCCAGGGAGTGGCGCAACGGCTGGCTCAGCAACGGCATGCTGACGATCGCGGGCCTGCTGTTCCTCGTGCTGTGCATCAAGCAGATCTCGGACCAGGACTGGGGCAGCTTCTTCTAG
- a CDS encoding TadE/TadG family type IV pilus assembly protein — translation MRAPRFLAGRGRGRSRGRGRRWDDRGVSILEFAGFLPVLLLVGLAAIQLGLVGYAANQAGSGARAAARAASQGESGQAAGAAAMDGGLSSSVTVGGGGDTTTATVKVDVPLLLPFVGSGWSVTKEATMPNDDDATAVGSG, via the coding sequence GTGAGGGCGCCGAGGTTCCTCGCGGGCCGGGGCCGGGGCCGGAGCCGTGGCCGTGGCCGCCGCTGGGACGACCGCGGCGTCTCGATCCTGGAGTTCGCCGGGTTCCTGCCGGTCCTGCTGCTCGTCGGCCTCGCCGCCATCCAGCTGGGCCTCGTGGGATACGCCGCGAACCAGGCAGGCTCCGGCGCCCGCGCGGCGGCCCGCGCGGCCTCGCAGGGCGAATCCGGGCAGGCCGCGGGCGCGGCGGCCATGGACGGCGGGCTCAGCTCCTCCGTCACGGTCGGCGGGGGCGGCGACACCACCACCGCCACGGTGAAGGTCGACGTACCGCTCCTGCTGCCCTTCGTGGGCAGCGGCTGGAGCGTCACCAAGGAAGCGACCATGCCCAACGACGACGACGCCACCGCGGTCGGAAGCGGCTGA
- the cpaB gene encoding Flp pilus assembly protein CpaB — MNSRQRRGVILLVLSVLCAFGAFAGVLSVIRDVNSKVGPEVAAYKLKGDIAPYKELTAGQFEKVEMPERWLSENAVTDLGEIRGKIAVTQLRKGSLLQSDMIVKRPELGPGQQEIAIMIDAATGVAGKITPGATVNIYATFKGDADKAKDQSKVIVEGAKVLDVGKLTPLEPDQDDRTRRRASEAVPITFALGTADAQRVAYAESFATHVRLALIGEGGDPTVPPRDRTYTLDEDK; from the coding sequence ATGAACTCACGCCAGCGCCGCGGCGTCATCCTGCTGGTCCTGTCGGTCCTGTGCGCCTTCGGTGCCTTCGCGGGCGTCCTCTCGGTGATCCGTGACGTGAACTCGAAGGTGGGCCCCGAGGTCGCCGCGTACAAGCTCAAAGGGGACATCGCGCCCTACAAGGAGCTGACCGCCGGGCAGTTCGAGAAGGTCGAGATGCCCGAGCGGTGGCTGTCCGAGAACGCCGTCACCGACCTCGGCGAGATCCGCGGCAAGATCGCCGTCACCCAGCTGCGCAAGGGCTCGCTGCTCCAGTCCGACATGATCGTGAAGCGGCCCGAACTCGGCCCGGGGCAGCAGGAGATCGCCATCATGATCGACGCGGCGACGGGCGTCGCGGGCAAGATCACGCCCGGCGCGACGGTCAACATCTACGCCACCTTCAAGGGCGATGCCGACAAGGCGAAGGACCAGTCGAAAGTCATCGTGGAGGGCGCCAAGGTGCTCGACGTCGGCAAGCTGACCCCGCTCGAACCCGACCAGGACGACCGCACGCGCCGCAGGGCCTCCGAGGCCGTCCCGATCACCTTCGCCCTCGGCACGGCGGACGCACAGCGCGTCGCCTACGCGGAGTCGTTCGCCACGCATGTCCGCCTCGCCCTCATCGGCGAGGGCGGCGACCCGACCGTGCCGCCGCGGGATCGCACGTACACCCTCGACGAGGACAAGTAG
- a CDS encoding ATP-binding protein, which translates to MPRITVCPTRTDTSAATPDTLAYSLTLPSALTSPTIARTLTRTVLTAHGLTALVDPATQAVAELTAAACTFSATPEVYLSLRFRDGTLRVIAYDSHPRHTRPRLAAACDARRRAALRLLACVTRARGRLGLRRGAGTGRGYADVGDGAVRRGVAYGHR; encoded by the coding sequence ATGCCCCGCATCACCGTCTGCCCCACCCGGACCGACACCTCCGCCGCGACTCCCGACACCCTCGCGTACAGCCTCACCCTGCCCTCGGCCCTCACGTCACCGACGATCGCCCGCACCCTCACCCGCACCGTGCTCACCGCACACGGACTGACCGCGCTGGTGGACCCGGCGACCCAGGCCGTGGCCGAACTGACGGCCGCCGCCTGCACGTTCAGCGCGACGCCCGAGGTATACCTCTCCCTCCGCTTCCGCGACGGCACACTCCGCGTCATCGCCTACGACAGCCACCCCCGCCACACGCGCCCCCGCCTCGCCGCCGCCTGTGACGCCCGCCGCCGGGCGGCACTACGGCTGCTCGCCTGCGTGACGCGGGCGCGAGGGCGACTGGGGCTTCGGCGAGGCGCGGGAACCGGGCGGGGGTACGCGGACGTGGGCGACGGTGCGGTACGGCGGGGGGTGGCGTACGGGCACCGCTAG
- a CDS encoding CpaF family protein: MSLRDRVAPIHQSEPSRDDGLVAVYRSKLLEEIDLAEMSSLTAADRRVRLERVLGHIISREGPVLSTSERAQLIRRVVDEALGLGVLEPLLADTSITEIMVNGPDSVFVERGGRVEQLPLRFASNDQLMQTIERIVSTVNRRVDESNPMVDARLPTGERVNVIIPPLALTGATLTIRRFPRAYTLSELIGLGSLDEHMLMLLAAFVRARFNLIVSGGTGSGKTTLLNALSGLIPAHERIITIEDSAELQLQQDHVVRLESRPANVEGKGQITIRDLVRNSLRMRPDRIIVGEVRGGETLDMLQAMSTGHDGSLATVHANTAEDALMRLQTLGSMSEVQIPFEALKDQINSAVDVVIQLARHSDGSRKISEIVLLVSHGRQQFRIAPVTRFVPHPVGADRVVRGRFEHLPLPRETADKLYGAGEPVPPAYGVARTADVLDTREAMG; the protein is encoded by the coding sequence ATGAGCCTGCGCGACCGCGTGGCCCCCATCCACCAGAGCGAGCCGAGCCGTGACGACGGCCTCGTCGCCGTCTACCGCTCCAAGCTCCTGGAGGAGATCGACCTCGCCGAGATGTCCTCGCTCACGGCCGCGGACCGCCGCGTCCGCCTGGAGCGCGTCCTCGGCCACATCATCAGCCGCGAGGGCCCCGTCCTCTCCACCTCCGAGCGCGCCCAGCTGATCCGCCGCGTCGTGGACGAGGCGCTCGGCCTCGGCGTCCTGGAACCGCTGCTAGCCGACACCTCCATCACGGAGATCATGGTCAACGGCCCCGACTCCGTCTTCGTGGAGCGCGGCGGACGCGTGGAGCAGCTCCCGCTCCGCTTCGCCTCCAACGACCAGCTGATGCAGACCATCGAACGCATCGTCTCCACGGTCAACCGCCGCGTCGACGAGTCGAACCCCATGGTCGACGCCCGCCTGCCCACCGGCGAGCGCGTCAACGTGATCATCCCGCCGCTCGCCCTGACCGGAGCCACCCTCACCATCCGCCGCTTCCCGCGCGCGTACACGCTCTCCGAACTGATCGGCCTCGGCTCGCTCGACGAGCACATGCTGATGCTGCTCGCCGCGTTCGTGCGCGCCCGCTTCAACCTCATCGTCAGCGGCGGCACGGGCAGTGGCAAGACGACCCTCCTCAACGCGCTCTCCGGCCTGATCCCCGCCCACGAACGCATCATCACCATCGAGGACTCCGCCGAACTCCAGCTCCAGCAGGACCACGTCGTGCGCCTGGAGTCCCGGCCCGCCAACGTCGAGGGCAAGGGCCAGATCACCATCCGCGACCTCGTCCGCAACAGCCTGCGCATGCGCCCCGACCGCATCATCGTCGGCGAGGTCCGCGGCGGCGAGACCCTCGACATGCTCCAGGCGATGTCGACGGGCCACGACGGCTCGCTGGCGACCGTCCACGCGAACACGGCGGAGGACGCGCTCATGCGCCTCCAGACCCTCGGCTCCATGTCGGAGGTGCAGATCCCCTTCGAGGCGCTGAAGGACCAGATCAACTCGGCCGTCGACGTCGTCATCCAGCTCGCCCGGCACAGCGACGGCTCCCGCAAGATCTCCGAGATCGTGCTGCTCGTCTCGCACGGGCGCCAGCAGTTCCGCATCGCCCCGGTCACCCGCTTCGTGCCGCACCCGGTAGGAGCCGACCGCGTCGTGCGCGGCCGCTTCGAACACCTGCCGCTGCCACGCGAGACCGCCGACAAGCTGTATGGGGCGGGGGAGCCGGTGCCGCCGGCGTACGGGGTGGCGCGGACCGCCGACGTACTCGACACGAGGGAGGCGATGGGATGA
- a CDS encoding chitinase, which yields MDRTPPRRRPGAVAGALTALALAATGLFTAGAATADAGTRAVPRHAVTGYWQNFDNGAQVQKLSAVQNEYDIIAVAFADATATPGKVTFNLDSAGLGGYTVEQFKADIKARQAAGKSVIISVGGEKGAVTVNDAASAGAFADSVYALMREYGFDGVDIDLENGLNATYMTQALKSLSAKAGPGLVLTMAPQTIDMQSPSNAYFKTALAVKDILTVVNMQYYNSGSMLGCDGKVYSQGTVDFLTALACVQLENGLAPSQVGLGVPASPRAAGGGYVAPDVVNRALDCLAKGTGCGTFKPSRTYPAIRGAMTWSTNWDATAGSAWSRSVGAHVHGLP from the coding sequence GTGGACCGCACACCCCCCAGGAGAAGGCCGGGCGCCGTCGCCGGCGCCCTCACCGCACTCGCCCTCGCCGCCACGGGCCTGTTCACCGCAGGAGCCGCGACCGCCGACGCCGGGACGCGCGCCGTCCCCCGCCACGCGGTGACCGGCTACTGGCAGAACTTCGACAACGGCGCCCAGGTGCAGAAGCTGAGCGCCGTGCAGAACGAGTACGACATCATCGCCGTGGCCTTCGCCGACGCCACCGCGACCCCGGGCAAGGTCACCTTCAACCTCGACTCGGCGGGTCTCGGCGGTTACACCGTCGAGCAGTTCAAGGCCGACATCAAGGCGAGGCAGGCGGCGGGCAAGTCGGTGATCATCTCGGTCGGCGGCGAGAAGGGTGCGGTGACGGTCAACGACGCGGCGTCGGCCGGCGCCTTCGCGGACTCGGTGTACGCGCTCATGCGGGAGTACGGCTTCGACGGCGTCGACATCGACCTGGAGAACGGCCTCAACGCGACGTACATGACGCAGGCCCTCAAGTCCCTCTCGGCCAAGGCGGGGCCGGGCCTCGTGCTGACGATGGCGCCGCAGACCATCGACATGCAGTCGCCGTCGAACGCGTACTTCAAGACCGCGCTCGCCGTGAAGGACATCCTCACGGTGGTCAACATGCAGTATTACAACAGCGGTTCGATGCTGGGCTGCGACGGCAAGGTCTACAGCCAGGGCACCGTCGACTTCCTCACCGCGCTCGCCTGCGTGCAGCTGGAGAACGGCCTCGCGCCCTCCCAGGTCGGCCTCGGCGTCCCCGCGTCGCCGCGCGCGGCCGGCGGCGGATACGTCGCGCCGGACGTCGTGAACAGGGCCCTGGACTGCCTGGCGAAGGGCACCGGCTGCGGCACCTTCAAGCCGTCCAGGACGTACCCGGCCATCCGGGGCGCGATGACGTGGTCCACGAACTGGGACGCCACGGCTGGGAGCGCCTGGTCCAGGTCGGTGGGCGCGCACGTCCACGGCCTGCCGTAG
- a CDS encoding TadE/TadG family type IV pilus assembly protein → MATRILPAVGDIEAARALSTLTGQLPDAEPALPVGDSTALLDTLARLAAESVDELPEVVLVHERIGPVPALDLIRDLVLRFPVVGVVLITADTSPGLLTAAMDSGARGIVGLPLAYDALAERVQAAAAWSSGMRRHLGSGGGLELYGGTGAPGAPGGMGTVVAVSGAKGGVGTTLATAQLALAAQASGRSVALLDLDLQSGDLASYLDVQFRRSVADLAAITDITPRVLQDAVYTHETGIAMLLAPAEGERGEEVTDRVARQILGALRARYDVVVVDCGAYVTAASAAAVELADHALLLLTPDVVAVRAGKRMVRLWDRLQIRKAEETLTVVNRHGKGTEIQPSLVERVTGTRVARTTVPAAFKELQAAVDAGRVQDLDSRSSVKQALWALAGEIGLVDAKAAGAAKRAGLGLRRRAATGDRGAVTLEFAGMFPLLLAVMAILWQCALYGYTYSLAGNAADEAARAATAAYAVGEGGAGACSEAAKEHLPAAWQDAEVSCTDEGPVWKAHVSVDVPVFFPGFDAGWRVDGEAGAAKEGEDG, encoded by the coding sequence ATGGCCACTCGGATCCTGCCCGCCGTCGGGGACATCGAGGCCGCCCGCGCGCTGTCCACCCTCACCGGACAGCTGCCCGACGCCGAACCCGCCCTGCCCGTCGGCGACTCCACCGCGCTGCTCGACACCCTCGCGCGGCTCGCCGCCGAGTCGGTCGACGAGCTTCCGGAGGTCGTCCTCGTCCACGAGCGGATCGGGCCGGTCCCCGCGCTCGACCTCATCCGCGACCTCGTCCTGCGCTTCCCCGTCGTCGGCGTCGTCCTGATCACCGCCGACACCAGCCCCGGCCTCCTCACGGCCGCCATGGACTCCGGCGCGCGCGGCATCGTCGGCCTCCCGCTCGCCTACGACGCCCTCGCCGAGCGCGTCCAGGCGGCCGCCGCCTGGTCCTCCGGGATGCGGCGCCACCTCGGCAGCGGCGGCGGCCTTGAGCTGTACGGGGGCACGGGCGCCCCGGGAGCGCCCGGCGGCATGGGTACGGTCGTCGCGGTCAGCGGGGCGAAGGGCGGCGTCGGGACGACCCTGGCGACCGCGCAACTCGCCCTCGCCGCCCAGGCTTCGGGCCGCTCCGTCGCCCTCCTGGACCTCGACCTCCAGTCCGGGGACCTCGCCTCGTACCTGGACGTGCAGTTCCGCCGCTCGGTCGCCGACCTCGCCGCCATCACCGACATCACGCCCCGCGTCCTCCAGGACGCCGTCTACACCCACGAGACCGGCATCGCCATGCTCCTCGCCCCCGCCGAGGGCGAGCGCGGCGAGGAGGTCACCGACCGGGTCGCCCGCCAGATCCTCGGCGCCCTGCGCGCCCGCTACGACGTCGTGGTCGTCGACTGCGGCGCCTACGTCACCGCGGCGAGCGCCGCCGCCGTGGAACTCGCCGACCACGCCCTGCTGCTCCTCACCCCCGACGTGGTGGCGGTACGGGCCGGCAAGCGCATGGTGCGCCTCTGGGACCGCCTCCAGATCCGCAAGGCCGAGGAGACCCTCACCGTCGTCAACCGCCACGGCAAGGGCACGGAGATCCAGCCGTCCCTGGTCGAGCGCGTCACCGGCACCCGGGTGGCCCGCACCACCGTGCCCGCCGCCTTCAAGGAGCTCCAGGCCGCCGTCGACGCGGGCCGCGTGCAGGACCTCGACAGCCGCTCCTCGGTGAAACAGGCGCTGTGGGCGCTCGCGGGCGAGATCGGCCTCGTCGACGCCAAGGCCGCGGGCGCGGCGAAGCGCGCCGGTCTCGGCCTGCGGCGGCGGGCGGCGACGGGCGACCGGGGCGCCGTCACACTCGAATTCGCCGGGATGTTCCCCCTGCTGCTCGCCGTCATGGCGATCCTGTGGCAGTGCGCGCTGTACGGCTACACGTACTCCCTCGCCGGGAACGCCGCGGACGAGGCGGCCCGGGCGGCCACGGCCGCGTACGCGGTGGGGGAGGGCGGCGCCGGGGCCTGTTCCGAGGCGGCCAAGGAGCATCTGCCGGCCGCCTGGCAGGACGCGGAGGTGTCCTGCACGGACGAGGGCCCGGTGTGGAAGGCCCACGTATCGGTGGACGTGCCGGTGTTCTTCCCCGGCTTCGACGCGGGGTGGCGCGTCGACGGGGAAGCGGGCGCGGCGAAGGAGGGGGAGGACGGGTGA
- a CDS encoding M14 family metallopeptidase: MRLRIRGRRSAALAALLALAVAAPLTANAAPADPAGRGTAATADDTETTRQYEIPLADDRAARTALARTGVAIDEVDARAVVVSADGREAARLRAAGYELKALAGPPKRTDGKAVEPKDFPPADARYHNYAEMTAAIDQRIAAHPNLMSKRVIGKSYAGRDIVAIKISDNVATDEAEPEVLFTHHQHAREHLTVEMALYLLRELGDDYATDARVKKMVDSREIWIVPDMNPDGGEYDIATGSYRSWRKNRQPNSGSTSIGTDLNRNWAYKWGCCGGSSGSAGSDTYRGRAAESAPEVKVVADFVRSRVVGGKQQIRAAIDFHTYSELILWPYGYTYADTAAGLTQDDRDAHATVGRKMAASNGYTPEQASDLYITDGSIDDWLWGAQKIFSYTFEMYPSSAGGGGFYPPDEVIERETSRNRDAVLQLLENADCMYRSIGKEQQYCTS, encoded by the coding sequence ATGCGACTCCGCATACGCGGCAGGAGATCCGCCGCCCTCGCGGCCCTGCTCGCCCTCGCCGTGGCGGCACCTCTCACCGCCAACGCCGCACCGGCCGATCCGGCCGGACGCGGCACGGCGGCGACGGCGGACGACACCGAAACGACACGGCAGTACGAGATCCCCCTGGCCGACGACCGCGCCGCGCGCACCGCGCTCGCGCGCACCGGCGTCGCCATCGACGAGGTCGACGCCCGCGCGGTGGTCGTCTCGGCCGACGGCAGGGAGGCCGCCCGGCTCCGAGCGGCGGGCTACGAACTGAAGGCCCTGGCCGGCCCGCCGAAGCGTACGGACGGAAAGGCGGTGGAGCCGAAGGACTTCCCGCCCGCTGACGCCAGGTACCACAACTACGCCGAGATGACGGCGGCGATCGACCAGCGCATCGCGGCCCATCCGAACCTGATGAGCAAGCGGGTCATCGGCAAGTCCTACGCGGGCCGGGACATCGTCGCCATCAAGATCAGCGACAACGTCGCCACCGACGAGGCCGAGCCCGAGGTCCTCTTCACCCACCACCAGCACGCCCGCGAGCACCTCACGGTGGAGATGGCGCTGTACCTGCTGCGCGAGCTGGGCGACGACTACGCCACGGACGCCCGGGTGAAGAAGATGGTCGACTCCCGCGAGATCTGGATCGTGCCGGACATGAACCCGGACGGCGGCGAGTACGACATCGCGACCGGTTCCTACCGCAGCTGGCGCAAGAACCGCCAGCCCAACAGCGGTTCGACGAGCATCGGCACCGACCTGAACCGCAACTGGGCCTACAAGTGGGGCTGCTGCGGCGGCTCGTCCGGCTCCGCGGGTTCGGACACCTACCGTGGCCGCGCCGCCGAGTCGGCCCCCGAGGTCAAGGTCGTCGCGGACTTCGTACGCAGCCGGGTCGTCGGCGGCAAGCAGCAGATCAGGGCGGCCATCGACTTCCACACGTACAGCGAGCTGATCCTGTGGCCGTACGGCTACACGTACGCCGACACGGCCGCCGGCCTCACCCAGGACGACCGTGACGCGCACGCGACCGTCGGCAGGAAGATGGCCGCGAGCAACGGCTACACGCCCGAGCAGGCGAGCGACCTCTACATCACGGACGGCTCGATCGACGACTGGCTGTGGGGCGCGCAGAAGATCTTCAGCTACACCTTCGAGATGTACCCGTCGTCGGCGGGCGGCGGCGGTTTCTACCCGCCCGACGAGGTGATCGAGCGGGAGACTTCGCGGAACCGTGACGCGGTGCTGCAGCTGCTGGAGAACGCGGACTGCATGTACCGGTCCATCGGCAAGGAGCAGCAGTACTGCACGAGCTGA